A genomic window from Brevibacillus agri includes:
- the cdaA gene encoding diadenylate cyclase CdaA has translation MISMDYGDLLRYGTDILLVTYVIYKIIMLIRGTRAVQLLKGIMVIVITWLLSKYFQLTTLHWLMSQAFTFGVLAVVIIFQPELRRALEQLGRGKLFSRSSSLQDDDMVNRVVQEVCKSVTYMAKRRIGALIVIERETGLNDYVETGIAINGRVSSELLINIFIPNTPLHDGAVIMRKDVILAAACYLPLSENNSISKELGTRHRAAIGVSEVSDGMSIIVSEETGQVSFAAHGAMNRNLTEAQLAEMLTEQLQPLSKGKSIGSRWQWRRKHG, from the coding sequence ATGATATCGATGGATTATGGGGATTTACTGCGGTATGGAACGGATATTTTACTCGTTACATACGTGATTTATAAAATTATTATGCTCATTCGGGGGACGCGAGCGGTACAGTTGCTGAAGGGGATCATGGTGATCGTCATTACCTGGCTGCTCAGCAAGTACTTCCAACTGACGACACTGCACTGGTTGATGTCGCAAGCTTTTACCTTCGGGGTACTGGCTGTGGTCATCATCTTCCAGCCGGAATTGCGTCGCGCGCTGGAGCAGCTTGGGCGAGGCAAGCTCTTTTCCCGCTCCAGCAGCCTGCAAGACGATGACATGGTGAACCGTGTGGTGCAAGAGGTGTGTAAATCGGTCACCTACATGGCAAAGCGGCGGATCGGGGCCTTGATCGTCATTGAGAGAGAGACGGGGCTGAACGATTACGTAGAGACGGGCATCGCGATCAACGGACGCGTGAGCTCGGAGCTGCTAATCAACATTTTCATTCCGAATACGCCTTTACATGACGGGGCCGTCATCATGCGCAAGGACGTCATTTTGGCTGCTGCCTGTTACCTTCCGCTGTCTGAGAACAACTCCATCTCGAAGGAGCTCGGGACTCGCCACCGCGCGGCAATCGGCGTCAGCGAGGTCTCGGATGGCATGTCCATCATTGTTTCGGAGGAGACAGGACAAGTGTCTTTTGCCGCGCATGGCGCGATGAACCGAAATCTGACGGAGGCGCAACTGGCAGAGATGCTGACCGAACAGCTCCAGCCTCTGTCAAAGGGCAAGTCCATTGGCAGTCGTTGGCAATGGAGGCGAAAACATGGATAA
- a CDS encoding zf-HC2 domain-containing protein, whose translation MECREMIILIHEYLDGDTDELANQHLQAHIKTCASCRQHMHELQRAIAFVQSASHIHVSPDFTARVLAQLPAPTKANLFSSWLRNHPFLTAAAVFLFLMTGSLCANWFDRDNTLQVSSANMDKLKIDRQRNVVVVPAGTSIDGDLVVRNGNVDVQGQVKGNVVAIEGKVFVASTAQVVGNTESIEAIFDWIWYEVKNIGNDLLPILP comes from the coding sequence ATGGAATGCCGGGAAATGATTATTCTCATCCACGAATATTTGGATGGGGACACTGATGAATTAGCCAATCAGCATTTGCAAGCACATATAAAAACTTGTGCGAGCTGCCGCCAGCATATGCACGAGCTGCAGCGGGCCATCGCTTTTGTACAGAGCGCTTCACATATTCATGTTTCTCCTGATTTTACGGCACGTGTACTCGCCCAATTGCCTGCGCCGACGAAGGCTAACCTGTTTTCAAGCTGGCTGCGGAACCACCCGTTTTTGACAGCAGCAGCGGTGTTTTTGTTCCTCATGACTGGCAGCTTGTGCGCGAACTGGTTTGACCGCGATAATACGTTGCAGGTATCTTCAGCCAACATGGATAAGTTGAAAATAGATCGGCAACGCAATGTCGTAGTGGTACCAGCCGGAACGAGCATTGATGGAGATTTGGTGGTGCGCAACGGCAACGTGGATGTTCAGGGGCAAGTAAAAGGAAATGTCGTGGCCATCGAAGGAAAAGTGTTCGTGGCCTCTACCGCTCAAGTGGTAGGCAATACCGAATCCATTGAAGCGATTTTCGATTGGATCTGGTATGAGGTGAAAAATATTGGAAATGACTTGCTTCCGATCTTGCCATAA
- the sigW gene encoding RNA polymerase sigma factor SigW — translation MDFVEKRLTQRAKRGDREAFAELIEIYKDKIFQLAYRMVGNRQDAEDIAQETFLRVYANLHSYDDSYKFSTWIYRIATNLCIDRGRKKRPDFSLDEETEPGQGMDWYSRLSSSEKTPEDKVVTQELQETVQGALSQLQPKYRSIMILRYIEDLSLQEISDIVKLPITTIKTRIHRGREALRSKLRLM, via the coding sequence ATGGATTTTGTAGAGAAACGGTTGACTCAGCGAGCGAAGCGTGGAGACCGTGAAGCATTTGCGGAGTTGATCGAAATTTATAAAGACAAGATATTCCAACTTGCTTATCGCATGGTGGGAAACCGTCAGGATGCGGAGGACATCGCGCAGGAGACTTTTTTGCGCGTGTATGCCAATCTGCATTCGTACGATGACAGCTACAAGTTCTCCACGTGGATCTACCGGATCGCGACCAATCTATGTATCGACCGTGGCCGTAAAAAAAGACCTGACTTTTCATTGGATGAAGAAACCGAACCTGGACAGGGAATGGACTGGTATTCGCGCCTGTCTTCTAGTGAGAAAACACCGGAAGACAAAGTCGTGACGCAGGAGCTGCAGGAGACAGTACAGGGTGCTCTGTCCCAGTTGCAGCCGAAATATCGCTCGATTATGATCTTGCGCTACATTGAGGACTTGTCGTTGCAGGAGATCAGCGATATCGTAAAACTTCCCATTACGACGATCAAGACACGCATTCACCGAGGACGGGAAGCGTTGCGAAGCAAGTTGCGATTGATGTGA
- a CDS encoding aspartyl-phosphate phosphatase Spo0E family protein — translation MSKQDVLLQIEQLRKELNDQYKKQATITPELVALSVQLDHLLNELHLHP, via the coding sequence ATGTCGAAGCAGGACGTTCTCCTCCAGATCGAGCAGCTACGCAAAGAGCTCAACGATCAGTATAAGAAGCAGGCAACCATCACTCCTGAATTAGTCGCCCTAAGCGTGCAACTTGACCATCTATTAAACGAACTACATCTCCATCCTTAG
- the rocF gene encoding arginase, whose product MNKNMSIVGVPMDLGADRRGVDMGPSAIRYAGVVARLEKMGFHIEDRGDIFVTRPHRFTETENHKYLDEVVEANEKLADVVSDIMTAGRFPLVLGGDHSIALGTIAGIAKHVKNLGVIWFDAHGDLNTGETSPSGNIHGMPLAASLGYGHKRLTNIGGFAPKLQPENVVIIGARDLDQGERDLIKRIGMKVFTMHEIDKLGMARVMEEAIAHVSKNTDGVHLSLDLDGLDPHDAPGVGTPVIGGISYREGHVSLEMLADADILCSAEFVEVNPILDRENMTARVAVALMSSVFGDKLL is encoded by the coding sequence ATGAACAAGAACATGAGTATTGTCGGTGTACCGATGGATCTGGGTGCAGACCGTCGTGGAGTAGATATGGGACCAAGTGCAATCCGTTACGCAGGTGTTGTAGCTCGTTTGGAGAAAATGGGCTTTCATATCGAGGACCGTGGAGATATTTTTGTAACACGACCTCATCGGTTTACGGAAACAGAAAACCATAAGTACTTGGATGAGGTTGTAGAAGCGAATGAAAAGCTTGCTGATGTTGTAAGCGATATCATGACGGCAGGCCGTTTCCCGCTCGTGCTGGGGGGCGATCACAGCATTGCTTTGGGAACGATTGCAGGTATCGCCAAGCACGTGAAAAATCTCGGGGTCATCTGGTTCGATGCGCACGGAGACTTGAACACAGGAGAGACTTCTCCATCGGGAAACATCCACGGGATGCCGCTGGCGGCGAGCCTTGGCTATGGACATAAGCGTTTGACGAACATCGGCGGATTTGCGCCAAAGCTGCAGCCTGAAAACGTGGTGATTATCGGGGCGCGCGACCTCGATCAAGGCGAGCGCGATTTAATCAAGCGCATTGGCATGAAAGTGTTCACCATGCACGAGATCGACAAGCTGGGAATGGCTCGCGTGATGGAAGAAGCGATTGCCCACGTGTCCAAAAACACCGATGGCGTACACTTGAGCCTGGATTTGGACGGACTGGACCCGCATGACGCGCCAGGAGTAGGAACCCCGGTTATCGGCGGTATTTCTTACCGGGAGGGGCATGTCTCCCTGGAGATGCTGGCTGACGCTGACATTCTCTGTTCCGCAGAATTTGTGGAAGTAAATCCGATCCTCGACCGTGAAAACATGACAGCGCGCGTCGCAGTCGCGTTGATGAGCTCTGTATTCGGCGATAAACTGCTGTAA